In bacterium, the genomic window AGCATCTGAACACTCCGCTTTTCATCGCTGCGCGTTATTTGAAGGCGCGTTCGCACGGCGGGTTTATCTCGCTGATCACCTATCTATCGGTCGGCGGCGTGACGATTGGCACGGCGGCGCTGGTGATTGTGCTGTCGGTGATGAACGGCTTTGAGACGGAAGTGCGCGCGCGGATATTAGGCGCGGACGCGCATCTGCGGCTGGAGACGTACAATCCCGACGGATTGCCAGCATGGCGGGAAGCGCGCGAGATTGTCAAACAGGAACCCGACGTCACCGGCGTTGCGCCCTATATTTTCGAGAAGGGAATGGTGCGCGCGGGCAAGCGCTCGGAAGCGGCCGCCTTTCGCGGAGTGGATGAAGCGGTCTTGTCCGAAGTGTCCGACCTGCCGCAGCACATGAAGACGGGTGAACTCGCGCTGAAGCGCGACGGCTTGCCGGGGATAGTGCTGGGACGTTTTCTGGCGGAGCGGTTAGACGTTGTGCCGGGCGACACGGTGGTCGTGTTTTCTCCGGCCGGCATCAGCGGTCCGCTGGCCACGCCGCAGGTCAAGCAGTTCGTGTTGACCGGCACATTTCAGACGGGGTTGTTCGAGTTCGATGACGTGCTGGCCTACCTTGATTTGGAAACGGCGCAGAAGGTCTTTCTGCGCCGGGACCGCGTGGACGGACTGGAGATCAGGATTCGCGACATCTTCGCGGCGGATCAGGTGCGCGAACGGATTGAAGAGCGGTTTGACGCGGACTACTTCGTGCGCACGTGGCACGAGTTGCGCGCGACGTTGTACTCGTGGATGAAGATCGAGAAATGGATGTGGACGATTATCCTGTCCATTATCATTCTCGTCGCGGCCTTTAACATTCTTTCGACGTTGATCATGGTGTCCATGGAAAAGCGGCGGGATATCGGCATCTTGAAGGCGATGGGCGCGCGCGACCGCGACATCGCGGCGGTGTTCTCGCTGCAAGGCTTGATCGTCGGCGTCAGCGGCGCGCTGCTCGGCACGCTATTGGGTTTCATTGTGTGTTACGGGCAGCAGCATTACAAGTGGATCGCGCTGCCCTCGGATATCTACTTTCTCGATGCGCTGCCGGTGAAGATGCAGGGACTCGACTTCGCGCTTGTGATTGTCATTGCGGTGTTGCTGGCCTATTTAGGTTCGCTCTACCCTGCGCGGACGGCCGCGCGCCTGTCACCCGTGGAGGCCATTCGTGAAGGATAGCCGCGGCGAAATGCCGCTGTGGCTAATCGGCGCGCTGACGCTCGGGGCGCTGCTGGTGCGCCTGCCGCTGTTGAACTACAGCTTTTATGGTGACGAAGGGTTTTCGCTCCTTCGCGACAGCTCGCAGTTGATCACGGACACGGAAGACCGCTTTCGACCGCTGTTCTTCACTCTGCTCTACTTGTGGCGACAGTTGGGATTCGCCGGGGAGTGGGGACTCCGACTCCTGCCGCTGCTGTTCGGCGTCGCTCAGATTCCCTTGGCCTTTCTGGTGGGGCGCAAGCTCCGGGACGAGCGATTCGGCTGGATTCTGGCCGTGATGTGTGCGGCTTCGCCCATGCTGATCGAGTTCTCGCAAGAGCTGCGCATGTACTCGATGGTGACGGCGATCGCGCTGG contains:
- a CDS encoding ABC transporter permease, which translates into the protein MKARSHGGFISLITYLSVGGVTIGTAALVIVLSVMNGFETEVRARILGADAHLRLETYNPDGLPAWREAREIVKQEPDVTGVAPYIFEKGMVRAGKRSEAAAFRGVDEAVLSEVSDLPQHMKTGELALKRDGLPGIVLGRFLAERLDVVPGDTVVVFSPAGISGPLATPQVKQFVLTGTFQTGLFEFDDVLAYLDLETAQKVFLRRDRVDGLEIRIRDIFAADQVRERIEERFDADYFVRTWHELRATLYSWMKIEKWMWTIILSIIILVAAFNILSTLIMVSMEKRRDIGILKAMGARDRDIAAVFSLQGLIVGVSGALLGTLLGFIVCYGQQHYKWIALPSDIYFLDALPVKMQGLDFALVIVIAVLLAYLGSLYPARTAARLSPVEAIREG